The Micromonas commoda chromosome 1, complete sequence region GAAAAAGAATTCGCAAACGCACATGTCTCAAAGCCGCTTCGCGAAACAAATTTAGCAATAAGATAGTGCATTCTTGGTAACCTATCAAGATGCATTTATTGATACTAATGAGTAAATGTAAGCATTTTACCTACCAACATGCACGGCCCGGTTTATCGATGACATCGTAAGGAAAAAGAAGTCGTCAACAAATGCATCAAGATTCTTCAATCCAAGGATTCCCTTCTTAGTCGGAATCAAGATTTGATAATTGTTACCCAACAGACGTGTCTGCATTCGTTAATTGCTCAGACAATGAAAAAACCTTCTTTTCACTTTGAACTTGTCGTACTTCGAGATCTGAATATGTTCGCTCGAATTTCGACAGAATTCGCGAAAAAATCATCGCAATTTTTCTTTGATGGGTGCAATTTGTGTCTCCACTTGCAGATACTTTATCGATGCTTCGGCAGAACTCCTCGATGTAGCTACATTCGAAACAAAGTCCATGATTGTGTGAAATCAAGCGGAATGACTATTTGGCATGACACACCTTCGATACTCCGCCAATCTCGTGATAACTTCGACCATTTCGACCTACGATACATTGTTTTCCTTGTCCTTGCAACGCTGGAAAACAAAATCTGTCCTTACGATTACATTTTCAATGTTACTGCATTCAGGGAGTTTAAGGCACCACAGTAATCGAAATTGATTGAAATGTTTATTTAGTTGGTCGGAATTTAAATACTCAATTTTTGTACCTGAAACCAAGCTGGTCTTCAACCCCAGATTCGTTCGCATTGTCAAAATTTTGCTGATAAAGGTCAAGATGTTAGCACAAGCTTGAATAAGTTTTGCAGATGAAAATTCATGACGGAATCAATCTTGCGTGTTACAAGCATACCAAGTGCGTCGCCAACATTGATTCGGTATGACTTTCGCACGCCTGGTATTATTGAAACAATATTAACAGACAAAAACAAGCATTTTTACCACTCGTCACCTCGTGAACTGAAACTACCAATGCATTTAGAGCTCTGAGGCCAAAGGTTGCTAAGATGTCCCTCCAATTGCATTCAAAGTAATCGAACAAGGTATCTAGCATGTTAAAAATCTGGTGCTTAATTTGTACATCATTGCCCTTTTGGGCACAGGCACGCTGAAGAGGAACAACAAAGTCAGTTCAGAATCAAGTGGAAAAAAAAGGCGAGTACCATGACGACAACCCGGTCTATGCTTTTAAGTCCCTGGTCAGGCAAGCCTAGCGTTGCGAACAGCTTTGCGAAACGCAAAACCTGTTAACGTAATCAAATGAAAGGACCACACGCGTAAAGCCGAACGGTTTCAATGTGCTCACAGAATCTTCGTCGCCTCTGGCTATGGCAACATCTAGATTTTCTTTCAATCTTTTGGTTACTTCGCTGATAGAAAGACGCACGCGTGTATACAAATGCTGGGTCTCAATGTCATTCACAGATATTTTCAGAGCTTCACTGTAATGATTCATTGACTGCAAAGTATGGGCATGCTGCACAGTGGCCTCGTATTCGTTTCGATGCAAACACTCCTAAGGCGAGAACAATTCGTCGTGTGAAGTTAATAAATAGCAGAGACGAACATATGGAAGATGCTGACCATCATAGCGCTACAGGTAGAAGCAGTTCGAACATTATGGTTGACAGTCATTTGTGCAGCCGAGATGTTTTGCCTCTCAGTGCATAATTCTTGCGCCTTGACACCAAGTTAACTTTCAAAAAGTGGAGCAGGTGTGCCTTGGTAAGACATCTAACCGTTGCAATAATTGTCGAGCGACTGGTTTGTGTAATGATTTTCGCAAGCAGTCTTAATGATTCGACATGTATGATATTTGCTTTATAATGTGCACCATCTGCTTCATCACGTGTGCCATCTGATTCATCATGTGCGGCACCTGCAACGAACTGTCCGACCTGAAGGACAGGAGAAACTTTCTGTTACTGTTCGTCGATGAAAAAGGCAGCAGTGACCTGTGGATCGGTCCAGGCTTGGCTCTGTTCGTGGCTTCCTACATGTGATGCGCGAAGTAGCCTCATGGCAAGAGCTCTGTGTGAGTGGGCTGCCTCATGCAGAAGTCTACGGAGAGGAAAAGCATCGTTCAGACGCGGGCACTGTAGACGCACGCAAAAAGTCGTTGTCGTACCACGACTCGCCTCACCTGTTTATGGCGCCTACATCCATGGTTTCTTCGAGAAACAAGGAATCGGCATTCATTTGTTCACAGTTCCCCCGAGTTGACGTAACCCTTTGCAGGTGGCTGAAGCTCCGTGGTGTGCAGGCAGGCTTGTAGACGCTTTCCTTTCCTCATAAATGGTAAGCTTCGCTTCTGCATTAACATTGCTTTAACATCTCTGAAATATCCTTAGACTactctagctagctagctaacTACAGTGTAGCTTAGCTAGCTAACACTTAGTAGTCTGTAGATAAAATCCCTTACCTTCGTAATACGAATAATTGTTCTTTTTGATTACAGATAATTTTGACTGGCGATTCAGGGTTTGTGTTTAGCCCCAGATCATGTCCGGTCATAGAATACCTGGTGTATTCTTACCAGCATCTTTACCCCTCCACAAGAAAAATTTGGGCGTGGGTGTTGTAGTCATTGGGGCTCCGGCAGTGCCGATGAACTCGCAGAGAGATTGACGAAGAAACTGGTGTAAAGCTTTGACGTACAAACCGTTGCAGCGCGCGCATTTGCGAAACGCGATCGAAACAACACGCTTGGGAGCATTTGAACGCTCTTTTAGAAGAAAGAAAAACCTGAACGACCAATCCAGAAGGTTGATCATCAAGATCTACCAGACGACAACGCTTAAGTCTCCAGCTCGCTCTATCGCGCCGCCATTTTTCTGTGGAAATGTGGTCGGGTGGCAGGTAAAGCGACAGTATTCACGCTGCCGGCAGAGACGGAAGTTCTTTTTTAAATAACGTTTAGAAGACCAACAGATCTGGTCGTCAACTTCGAAAACTGATTCGTGAGCTTCGTGAGCTGTCGTAAAAAGCACTTCATGTCTAGCAGACAGGACGATCGCACGACGCAGTGCAAACGGACTACTCGCCGTTTAGTTACATTAATCGGCGTACTTGCTGCCGGAAATTTCTTCTCATACCTACTGTTTTTTATTCTTTGGCAACCCTCGCAGTTCGTTGAGGTGCGCGGAACAAGCTCAAGTATTGGATTTTTACCATATGTGAAAGATTCTATGTTAAGCTTGTCGACGATAGACAGCAACATTGAGTGGCGGCAGCCATACTTGCATGAAGACGTTCTCGCGCGACAATTGGGGGACTTGGATAGTGACACGCCCTTTCCCATATTTCGTGGTGACCCAGACCTGTACACATATGAAGTGTTGCGCAAATTTCCACATGATCCATCAGCTTTCACTCAAGGCTTGTTATTTCGACCTCCAGACACTCTGTTCGAATCGACCGGGGCCTTCGGTGGACCATCTACGTTGCGTGAAGTGGACCTTGTAACGGGCACCGTGCGCAAACAGGTGGAACTCCCCGGAATATATTTTGCAGAGGGCCTGACATACCACGACGACAAGTTATTGCAGATTTTCTGGCGTAATAACACGGGAATCTACTATGATCCGAAGACATTCAAGTCTTTGGGGACTTTTCAAACGCCACTTTCAGATGGTTGGGGCATCTCAGTTGTTGATGACTCACTTGTGGTAAGTGACTCAAGCACAGAGTTACACTTCATCCAGCCGAGCACAAAAGACGAGGGAACACTCAGGTTGCTACATTCAAAAACTATACGTGACGGTAATACTAAAATTAGATTCGCAAACGAGCTCGAGACCGTCAAAGGCGAAATTTGGGCTAACGTTTTGGAGCGGGAATGTGTTATGCGAATCAACTCCAAAACTGGTGAAGTTGTCGGTTGGATCAACTTGAGTGGACTCTCCCATAATTTAGACCGCGGAACTCTTCGCCCCGGTGTCCTGAACGGCATAGCGTACGACGCAGAAGGCGACAGAATCTTTCTCACCGGAAAGAATTGGGCAAATCTTTTCCAGGTTCGAATAATCAGAGAGAACAGAACTTCACTCGACACTGTGAGGCATATTTGCCATCCAGCGAATAGCCTGCCGCAATATGGATATCCGTAGAGGAAGATCAATACTTTCGCCCTGCAGACAAGTTTTTCGCACACAGGACACGTTTCCATTATCACGCAGTGACATACCTAAACTTTCAAGCCTTCTTATGAGCAACAGGCTCCGCAAGATGAGCTTCCTGACCCAGATTCTTGGTTCGCGCAGTTTCTCGAAACACAAAGTGTTGATTGATGTACTTGCTTCCCCAGCCAACTCCGAACCCCCACCCGACTCCAATCCCAATGCCACAGCCCCCTCCTACACCCAAGCCCAAACAACCGAGGTTTCCCCCTTCGTCAAGCAAGATTAGGTCAGGCAATCAAATCAAAATTTGACGACTCACCCCCGAAGCCCCAGCCTACGCCGAAACCGCAGCCTACGCCGAGCCCTGATATTACCAAGGATACGTGAGCTAAAATTTTGAGCGATCGGGCGACACTTACCGATGCCAACGCCGCGTCCCTGAATCGCACGACTGGATGCGACTGTCATGAATCTCGGGAGCGACACCTCGTGAACAATAAAGCCCTACTTGAACTCAAAAGTATTTTATTTATGGTATGATATATGTATCACATTTATTTAACAATGATAAGGGTAAAAGTTATGATATCACCATTTGCAAAGTTGATGTCCAAATTTTTGCCCGGATTCCTGACTGCTTCGGTTGATTTCCGGTTGATTTCCGGTTGAAATTTCGGATTTCCCCCGGATTTCCAGCTCGAAATTTCCCAGATTTCCCTATCAAATTCGTGGTCAGATTTGAAAGTAAAAGTGGGTCAACTTGCATTTCTACGATCAAATTACCTATCAAAGCTAAAAATCCTGACGGAAATCCGGATTTCAACGATTGATCCACGGTTGAATTACGGTTGAAATTTCGGATTCTGCGGATTTTTTTCCCTCGGATTCCGGCCAAAAATTTGGACATCAATCATGCAAATGGTGATATCATAAAGTATATATACTGTATATATCATATGATATCATATTTATTATCTAACCCTTAAGCTTTTATTTTACTGccgatggagcatccgtacaaatTCTCAAACCATGTGGTTCAGTGTTAAGGGTTAACTTTTACGAAGGCATGGTATGAAACGTGTCAGAGATGGCTGCTCGGAACATGAGATGGTGCTACAGGGCCCCGTGTCGCAGTATTTAAAACGTTTTCGTAATTAAAGCTTCGTATTCCATAAGTTTCGTGCGAAGGTATTATCCGTGCAAGGTGCCTCCATAGCTAGTCTAGTGACTTCGAAGGTAACTATCATAATAAACAGGAATGTTTGGTTCGCGGGAGGCTGGTTTGGGACGAGTCCCGAGTTTTAATCGAtgagctagctagctagctagctagctagctactagGCTAGCGTTTTAATCGAtgagctagctagctagctagctagctagctaggctagctagctagctactagtAGTAGCTAGCTAAAAAGTACGAAGGTAGACTACCAAAAGGTAGCTACTAGCTACTAAACCTAACCctagtagctagctagctagctagctagctactagcAAGTACCTTCGTAGCCAGTAGGTATGACTAGAAGCCATCTACtatagctagctagctagctagctagaccTAGCTAGCTAGAGCTCTAAGCTAGCTAGTGGCCCGACGTTATTGACTACTCAAATTTTTTGACTATTGAATAGTCACAGGTAGTCAGAATTAACTGAAGATTAGACCGTCAAttgccgtcctcgacgtagCACAATAGGCAAATAGTATGGTTGTGGTTCCGCTTGCGcgcgccgctgccgtcgcgctcggcgcgtttCGCGACAAACTTTGACCGTACAATCTACGCCGCTGGTCGCGAGGAGTgaagcgacgcggcgttcaCGATCAGAATCGCCCGAgcggccgacgcgcgcctcgcgagaGAACGACACATTTAGACCTTCGATTTTATAAGAAGTTTAGTTCTTGAGTTAATCCCTCGCGCCATGGAATGGACATGGTTGCGCGCCGTGTGAATGCAAACGATCGAACCAAGAGATGCCCAAAAAATAACATTTTCTGAGGGACCTGTTCCAGCTCTAAGCATAAATAGATCAGGCGCAGACTAATCCATCGGGCATGCACTAATGCCGGAAGGTCTGACTATCTGTGACTATTGGATAGTCACAGATAGTCACAGATAGTCACATAACGTCGGGCCACTAGAGTAGCTATGTAGCTAACTAGTCTACCTTCGTaactacgaaggtaatacACATGGTCGAGAATTTGTACGAATGGTCCATCGGAACTAAAAGCCCATACAAGCTCAAACCGTATGGACAAATACCTTGACATACTGTTTGGCCCGTGCGACTGATTTTTTAGTCAAAACACCCGCGTGAAAAAAAGTGGGGACTGGGGCTCTTCTAATTAGAGTTAAGGTTTACAATTCTTAGCAGGCTCCTAATTTATAAACCTTGTACCTAACCCTTAGCTGCTTAGTATTTTTCCTTTTTCAGCAAGGAATACTGGAAAAAAAAACCACCGCGCCAATTTGGTCGTGACAAACTGTCGTAACCGCAGCAGCTTGGACTCATCCCAAGATGTTTCGCATAGCTTTTAGAGCCGCGTGCCATCGTTACTCACCGGCTACTTTTCTTTTCGGCGCGGCAGTTCGACTACAAAATCGACAATTGAACATTCACGAGTACCAAGTGAGTTTTGAACACGGATCCCAACGGAGTACAAAACACCACTTGCGGTTTTATTCTCAACGGTTGTTAACATCAAACAGGGCGCCGAGATTTTGGCGCGgcacggcgtccgcgttccACTTGGCATTGCTTGTCAAACGGCGGACCAGGTacatgccgccgccgagaagctTAGATCTGACGATGGAGATGTCGTTCTGAAGAGTCAGGCGAGTCAGCTTGATTTCTCCTCATCGTGGCTTTTTCCCTCATGATATCCATCCACTCTTCTTTCGAGCTCGGTTTCGTGTCCGGGAAAAATGACCACGTTATTTCTTCGGCCTCCATTAGATTCTTGCGGGTGGGCGTGGTCTTGGTCATTTTAAGAATGGTCTGCAAGGTGGTGTTCACATTGTCCCATCTGGCAAAGCACAGGCAGTTGGCGAGAAGATGTTAGGCCAACTGCTTGTAACGAAGCAAACTGGTGCAGCAGGCAAACCTGTCAACACTGTGCTAGTCGCTCAAAAAATGAAGCTCGTCAACGAAATGTACTTTGCTATCCTTCTAGATCGCGCCAGTGCAGGGCCGTTGGTCATTGCTTGCAGCGAAGGTGGCACCTCCATAGAGGACCTCGCGGAAACACATCCAGAAAAGATTACCAGGATGAAGATCGACATAAGAACAGGACTTACAGAGGCTCAGGCAAGAGACATAGTCGCGCATCTTGGGGTGAAAGGATCCGTAAGCGATGCTGTTGCCCAGGTAAAGGCATTATACAACGTTTTCATCAGCAGCGATTGCACCATGCTCGAAATCAATCCCCTCGCAGAGACCGCCGAAGCAAAGCTCATAGCTGCAGATGCGAAGCTCAATTTTGATGACAACGCCGAATATCGCCAGAAGGGCCTCTTCGCTCTTAGAGATCATTCACAGGAAGATCCGCGTGAGGTTACAGCCGGTAAGTTTGACTTGAACTATATCGGCCTCGACGGAAATATAGGTTGTATGGTAAACGGTGCAGGCCTTGCCATGGCCACGATGGACATCATCTCACTCCACGGTGCAGCCCCAGCAAACTTTCttgacgtcggcggcaaTGCAAGTGAACAGCAGGTCGTCGAGGCCTTTAAAATTCTCACTTCTGACACCAAAGTGCAGGCTTTGCTTGTGAACATATTTGGTGGCATCATGAAATGCGATGTAATTGCAAGCGGCATTGTTAGTGCGGCAAAACAAGTTGGCCTTCAAGTGCCTCTTGTTGTTCGCCTAGAGGGAACAAACGTCGAGGCAGGTAAAGAAATTCTCGAAAAATCTGGCATGGATATCATTGCCGCGAATGACCTTGATGATGCAGCGAAAAAAGCGGTCTCGGCTCTTTCTTAGGTTCTTCTCTAGCTTGGTCTTGGTTTCGATATTAATTAGTTTTTCGGCGCAAACAGTTTTCACTCAGCTTTTCATTGGAATGCAAATAAATATAGATCGACTATCTAGTCTACGGAACACATCTTTGTTCGTAGACTAATACGTATGTATGTACTATCAGTCTATATCATTTCTATATCCATATGGTTATGAATTTGGTTAAACTTAGTTTCAGCAATAATGTAGTAAAATGGTTTTTACAGTGTTTTTACGGGTGACAAAGTACGTCTCCACTAAGTGTTACTTTACGTACAACAAAAAAAATCCACTATAGATACGTCTCCAAAAAAATCCCAACTAATCAACGGGTATCTGACAGAGCTTCTAAGATTTTTTGGCCAATCAGAGTCGAGAAAGGGGAGCTTCGGCAGCAGCAGCCAGGCATTGCGCGCATAAGTTGCGCCCGCATGGATGTCAAACCGAAAAACAGGCGCCACAGAAGTGTCGAGAGGGTCCATGCACCACGTTTCAAAGCAAGGCGCGACTTTACATGGACGCGGTAAGCATGGCGAagccgcgcaggcgcgaTGTATGGGCAAGAAAAGAACTCGACGAGTTATGAACCGTCAGAAGTGCGATGCGGGTTCGTGTTATTCTTCtgttcgccctcgcggggacAGATTTTCGGCCTGTTGGCTCAGTGAAAACGTTATGCATATAGCTAGTCCACTGcacacggcgtcgcgcggctctTCGCGTGtaggcgcggcgctggggaGCGACTGAACGCGCGCCAAGTCGAGCAAAAAAACCTGTTCGGCGAAGCATATATGCAAATAACGGCGAAATCAAAACGAATTATGATTAACTCTTTTTGTGGAATAACGTGGGCGTAGCCACAGGCGCTACCCTTGCTTGTGGTATCTATACTCTAGCTAGGAGCTTAgtctaccttcgtacctcgtaccttcgaaggtaccttcgaaggtaactTTTAAAAACCCTGAACTGCTGAAGTGTTATTATAAGTGTTAGTctacgaacgaaggtacgaaggtaacatATAAGCATAGAACTCCACCGTTCCTCGACCTCCTCAAATACGTCGCTGCACACACCGCCCAGCGAGCCTCGGGCAACGTCAACGAGCGATCGCAAGCCATCTACGACTCCATAACCCCGCCAAACGAGCTCCGGAACCGAATCCACCTATGCAACCTAGCCCTCGTTAACAAGGATGTCGTACTCCGGTGGTTTGCGAACGACGAGGTCGCATCCTGTGCAGGTAATAAAAGCATGGCATCTCAGTGCACCTTTTCATAAACATCGGCATCGTCGCACTAGCCGTGATCGGCGTTCTTTCCTCCGGATGGTGTACGCGGGTCCTGGAAACGCTCGACAACCTGGCGACAACCTGGGCAAGTACTCTTTGGTTATGAAATTTGGTGGATCTTCGATAGCATCATCTCAGCGAATGCGCGAGGTTGCTGAAATAGTTATCACCGTCCAGGATGATTTGCCGGTCGTGGTTCTTTCGGCAATGGGGAGGACAACCAACAATCTGCTTGATGCTGGGGAGCTGGCACTGAAATGTGATAACTCTGATGAGGTTGCAAACTTGGAGCCAATAGTTGAAATTCGAGCCTGTCACATCTCTGCCATGCACGAGTTGAACATAGATTCTGATACCTTTCAGGAAGTATGCAAACTTTTAGATAAGATGGAACAGCTTTGCACCGGCATCGCTCTGATGCAAGAGTGTACGGGCCGAACACGCGCAACCTTAGTTTCTTTTGGTGAGCGCATGAGTTCCCGCATCTTCTCTTCGTACCTTCGCTCTCTTGGACTTCGTTCCAGACAGTTTGATGCATTTGACGAGCTCGGATTCATTACTAGCGATCAGTTTGAAAATGGTGTTATTCGCGAGCAAACTTACTCGAATGTAAAAGCTGCTTTGACTCGGAGAAGTGATGAGCCTGCGTCAATTGCCGTTGTCACAGGCTTCCTCGGGCGAGGGGAGAAGACTGGTGCAATCACAACACTGGGTCGTGGTGGGTCAGACTTGACTGCAACAGTAATCGGATCTGCACTAAACGTGCCAGAGGTACAGGTGTGGAAAGATGTGGATGGTGTCCTCTCCGCTGATCCACGTGAAGTTGAAGGAACGATCCCGTTGACTTTTTTGTCATTTCACGAGGCAACTGAGTTGGCTTATTTCGGAGCTCAGGTTTTGCATCCCCAGTCAATGCGCCCTGCGATGGACTCAGATAGTCTTTGCGTGCGTGTCAAGAACTCGTATAATATTGAAGCTCCTGGAACTCTGATAGGTCACGTGCGTTCTACACGAGACAGTGACTGGATTCTGACTGCGATAGTGCGCAAAAAGAATGTGACACTGCTTGACGTCGTTTCAACACGAATGCTTGGACAATATGGTTTCCTAGCACGAGTTTTTGCAGTGATGGAGAAAGCCAGAATTTCTGTTGACTGTATCGCGACATCCGAAGTCAGTGTGTCTCTGACCCTCGACCCAGCAAAGTTGTGGAGTCGCGACCTTGTGAAAGAAGAGCTTGAGGCTTTGGTAAGAGATTTTGAAAATAATGGAATCGCGCGGGTAAGCTACACTACTGGAAATTCACTCGTCTCACTCATTGGAAATGTAGAAAGAAACAACGAAATAATGGAAAGGTCATTTCGTGCGCTCGGCAGTGCAGGGATTCGAGTTAAAATGGTTAGCCAGGGCGCGAGTAAAACCAATATATCACTCCTGGTCAGCGAAAGTCAAGGGGCACAAGCAGTTCGAGCAATTCATGCAGAGTTTTTCAGGGCCCGTCAGCTTTCAGAAGACCAAAACAAAAGCAAGTAGGCGAATGCGACTCGCGGCTTTCTTTCATCTCTGAATTTATTTATTCGATTTACGCTCTTTCGCACGGTATATGTTACAGTCCAAATTTGCGTGAGCTGCTCGTCGGCACGAAGCATTCAAGGACATAATTTTAAATTGATTCCTTAAAATGAAAATTATAAGCGACCGAGGGACATCATCATACTCACTGTCGACAACTGAGGTGTTATTACGCACGTGACGCGTAAGTCTTGCTCAGTTTCGCTGGATGGCAAGGATAGTGCATACGATTTCCAACTGGATGAAATACTGAACTCTGTCACCACGTTCACagtggcgtgcgtgtgaTGACGAGGTCTACGTGCACGTCGAGCGCAATAATAAGGACGTCCCGCTGAGCAGTGGTTGTCCAAAGAacgggaaggcgtcgcaTACCGTCGTTTGTCATAAATAAAGTAACCAACGATGTCGAACAATGTATTTGTCGGTAACTTTTGCAATTGACCGAATTCTCGACCAATCCGAACACGAATCATAACCTCTTAAGAACTTGAGCGGGAGGCGTCCCTCTGCTCTGTGCTGACAATTGTGTCTATTACATGGTCGCTACTAGATCTTAGAAATTCGCAGCCCGTGTATGGGTGTTACGCCGGCTACTAGAGCATTGGCTGTGAGAATTGAGTCCCTTTTATGCTCATCTTCTCGCCATCTGGTCTCCCTCATTGCCGGCAGCGAAGCTATCGCTGTCGTATTTATTTTTCTCGTCACACCCCTTGAGGATTTTATTATTATGAGCCGGTTGACCTGTGAATTGTTCGAAAGGGGTACCAGCAGAAAACTATCCAGAACGTCCTCGAGTGCAACATTCCATAAAGATTGCAGTCACTGGAATTGACAAGCAAGTGCACATCGAAACAAGTCCCCGCCGCAGGCAGCTTTTTATTTCGTAAATTCAAGGAACCGCTTTCGTACAAAAATCATTGTTGCGGAAAAGGCATGCCGCACAGAAGCAGGGGGTGAAAATACGTGCGCCTGGCCATAAGGGACATGCCTGGCTTCAAAGAGATATGTCTGGCTTCACGAAATGCCCGAGGTACAATTTATTAGCCCTTCCACAGAATACCTTTCTCGATTCAAGTTCAGATTTGGCACAGTCAGCCTTCT contains the following coding sequences:
- a CDS encoding predicted protein, whose product is MSSRQDDRTTQCKRTTRRLVTLIGVLAAGNFFSYLLFFILWQPSQFVEVRGTSSSIGFLPYVKDSMLSLSTIDSNIEWRQPYLHEDVLARQLGDLDSDTPFPIFRGDPDLYTYEVLRKFPHDPSAFTQGLLFRPPDTLFESTGAFGGPSTLREVDLVTGTVRKQVELPGIYFAEGLTYHDDKLLQIFWRNNTGIYYDPKTFKSLGTFQTPLSDGWGISVVDDSLVVSDSSTELHFIQPSTKDEGTLRLLHSKTIRDGNTKIRFANELETVKGEIWANVLERECVMRINSKTGEVVGWINLSGLSHNLDRGTLRPGVLNGIAYDAEGDRIFLTGKNWANLFQVRIIRENRTSLDTVRHICHPANSLPQYGYP
- the GRP1 gene encoding predicted protein (Conserved glycine-rich protein) — encoded protein: MTVASSRAIQGRGVGIGLGVGCGFGVGWGFGGGNLGCLGLGVGGGCGIGIGVGWGFGVGWGSKYINQHFVFRET
- the SCS-beta gene encoding succinate-coa ligase (succinyl-CoA synthetase (GDP-forming), beta subunit; GTP + succinate + CoA = GDP + phosphate + succinyl-CoA; mitochondria precursor: TargetP predicted a 26 aa mTP), which produces MFRIAFRAACHRYSPATFLFGAAVRLQNRQLNIHEYQGAEILARHGVRVPLGIACQTADQVHAAAEKLRSDDGDVVLKSQILAGGRGLGHFKNGLQGGVHIVPSGKAQAVGEKMLGQLLVTKQTGAAGKPVNTVLVAQKMKLVNEMYFAILLDRASAGPLVIACSEGGTSIEDLAETHPEKITRMKIDIRTGLTEAQARDIVAHLGVKGSVSDAVAQVKALYNVFISSDCTMLEINPLAETAEAKLIAADAKLNFDDNAEYRQKGLFALRDHSQEDPREVTAGKFDLNYIGLDGNIGCMVNGAGLAMATMDIISLHGAAPANFLDVGGNASEQQVVEAFKILTSDTKVQALLVNIFGGIMKCDVIASGIVSAAKQVGLQVPLVVRLEGTNVEAGKEILEKSGMDIIAANDLDDAAKKAVSALS
- a CDS encoding predicted protein, with protein sequence MVYAGPGNARQPGDNLGKYSLVMKFGGSSIASSQRMREVAEIVITVQDDLPVVVLSAMGRTTNNLLDAGELALKCDNSDEVANLEPIVEIRACHISAMHELNIDSDTFQEVCKLLDKMEQLCTGIALMQECTGRTRATLVSFGERMSSRIFSSYLRSLGLRSRQFDAFDELGFITSDQFENGVIREQTYSNVKAALTRRSDEPASIAVVTGFLGRGEKTGAITTLGRGGSDLTATVIGSALNVPEVQVWKDVDGVLSADPREVEGTIPLTFLSFHEATELAYFGAQVLHPQSMRPAMDSDSLCVRVKNSYNIEAPGTLIGHVRSTRDSDWILTAIVRKKNVTLLDVVSTRMLGQYGFLARVFAVMEKARISVDCIATSEVSVSLTLDPAKLWSRDLVKEELEALVRDFENNGIARVSYTTGNSLVSLIGNVERNNEIMERSFRALGSAGIRVKMVSQGASKTNISLLVSESQGAQAVRAIHAEFFRARQLSEDQNKSK
- the COG4 gene encoding predicted protein (Conserved oligomeric Golgi complex component 4), which produces MNADSLFLEETMDVGAINRLLHEAAHSHRALAMRLLRASHVGQFVAGAAHDESDGTRDEADGAHYKANIIHVESLRLLAKIITQTSRSTIIATAQELCTERQNISAAQMTVNHNVRTASTCSAMMECLHRNEYEATVQHAHTLQSMNHYSEALKISVNDIETQHLYTRVRLSISEVTKRLKENLDVAIARGDEDSVLRFAKLFATLGLPDQGLKSIDRVVVMRACAQKGNDVQIKHQIFNMLDTLFDYFECNWRDILATFGLRALNALVVSVHEACESHTESMLATHLQNFDNANESGVEDQLGFSNIENVIVEMVEVITRLAEYRSYIEEFCRSIDKVSASGDTNCTHQRKIAMIFSRILSKFERTYSDLEVRQVQSEKKTRLLGNNYQILIPTKKGILGLKNLDAFVDDFFFLTMSSINRAVHVGYQECTILLLNLFREAALRHVSLDDELNNKIKPMEERMWRLRFLHIFLSNLFEVIDFVKHLKRNDKSQAYVGLPDLEELSKVLQEKLLIERDLYMKGLFSYFDATFDCLASTNYVMSEEDMKWKSARKSWSAGLIDRMHEAFDMERVFSSELNEIISDPIITHIARRIEENVFNRLQFNHLGAILFEGEIRKITVALTKMFPNSKVREIFSRVLSISTVLNAETYEGFFNDINSNFFLHFELEKLASLRNDL